Proteins encoded within one genomic window of Pygocentrus nattereri isolate fPygNat1 chromosome 11, fPygNat1.pri, whole genome shotgun sequence:
- the mansc1 gene encoding MANSC domain-containing protein 1, with translation MALVYQSSYKAAMLLLVGFLFLQASGPALGSNGKTCYSRQHRDAIVDVRVAVERNGAITSSRVKPAEKDCILACCSEEVEPGVKCNMVVYKPSSQAGMDNCYLFHCETEQDCPLVAAKPGTNTYDISKDVIHPTAKGNGRTTVMPIIHATPVKQPVATQTTSTAMRPTTTTTTPRIMQPSTTTTTTQPTTTTSTTQTTTTTTALPTTTTQATTTSTTTTTKHPPTELAIVLVTMPVVTMPSSPPTTTTTTTTTTQLTSTTTKVPSTTSPTTTTTTTRPPQPPKPPQPPGKPNRPPKKPLKPQKRPEPQAGKSSKVPTNKPTTTTTTTQKPTTTQPTTTPTTTTTTTTTTTTTTPPTTTTTTTTTTSTTTTTTTTSTATAERTTIVVVEMENGLKDETSGPDTLLPPAVGSGLDKAKGSQMTWRNSLVAIVVVTLICLTLVLAIVGRKAMESFDRRHYTRLELNDLHYEI, from the exons ATGGCGTTGGTCTACCAAAGCTCCTATAAGGCAGCAATGCTGCTGCTCGTGGGTTTCCTCTTCCTCCAGGCCAGTGGTCCTGCTTTGGGCTCCAATGGGAAGACATGTTACTCCAGACAGCATCGAGATGCCATTGTGGATGTACGCGTAGCCGTGGAACGTAATGGGGCCATAACGAGTTCTAGGGTGAAACCGGCAGAGAAAGACTGTATCCTGGCCTGCTGCTCAGAAGAAGTGGAGCCAG GTGTAAAGTGTAACATGGTTGTATATAAGCCTTCAAGCCAAGCTGGCATGGACAACTGCTACCTGTTCCATTGTGAGACGGAGCAAGACTGCCCACTGGTGGCTGCCAAGCCCGGGACCAACACTTACGATATTTCTAAAG ATGTGATACATCCTACTGCAAAAGGAAACGGGAGAACGACTGTCATGCCCATTATTCATGCCACTCCTGTAAAACAGCCAGTTGCTACTCAGACCACCTCAACAGCCATGAGACCAACAACCACCACAACAACACCTAGAATCATGCAGCCAtctacaacaacaaccacaacccAGCCAACTACAACTACAAGCACTACACAAACCACTACAACCACCACAGCCTTACCGACCACCACCACTCAAGCTACAACTACatcaaccaccaccaccaccaaacaTCCACCAACTGAACTTGCCATTGTTCTGGTTACAATGCCGGTTGTAACCATGCCTAGTAGCcctcctaccaccaccaccacaacaacaacaacaacacagctCACCAGTACAACCACAAAGGTACCTTCCACAACATCACCAaccactaccactacaactacacGACCACCCCAACCACCAAAGCCACCACAGCCACCTGGAAAACCAAACCGCCCTCCCAAAAAGCCCCTGAAACCACAAAAAAGACCAGAACCCCAAGCTGGGAAATCCAGCAAAGTTCCCACCAACaaaccaaccaccaccaccaccacaactcAGAAACCAACAACCACTCAACCTACTACTACTccaactactaccactactactactactaccaccaccaccactactcctccaactactactacaaccacCACCACGACTACAAGTACAACcaccactactacaactacatCCACAGCTACCGCTGAAAGGACAACTATCGTGGTTGTAGAGATGGAGAATGGTCTGAAGGATGAGACGTCAGGGCCTGATACTCTGTTGCCTCCAGCTGTGGGCTCTGGCCTGGATAAGGCTAAGGGGTCGCAAATGACGTGGAGGAACAGTCTGGTGGCCATAGTGGTGGTCACACTGATATGCCTCACTTTGGTCCTGGCCATCGTGGGCCGCAAAGCCATGGAATCCTTTGACAGGAGACACTACACAAGACTGGAGCTCAACGACCTGCACTATGAAATCTGA